In one window of Thermus neutrinimicus DNA:
- a CDS encoding metal ABC transporter permease, which produces MLEALGYPFFQRALLAGLLVSLLSGLLSPFVVQRRLSFLGDGLAHAAFAGVALGLFLRGEPLWLALPFTFLVAMAITFVREKTELSEDTAIGVFFALSVALGAVFLSKARGYVGDAMGYLFGSLLAVGPADLWAMALLLLLALFLLPLWGPLAYATFDRELALSDRVPVVFHDYLLSGFLAVSLVLAVKVVGIILVAAFLVIPGAAARLLSSTFAGLTLLSLLLASFSMVLGLFLSFLLDWPSGASIVLLQAGLFGLAFVKTVFSVRK; this is translated from the coding sequence GTGCTTGAAGCCTTGGGCTACCCCTTTTTTCAGCGGGCCCTCTTGGCGGGGCTTTTGGTAAGCCTTCTTTCCGGCCTCCTTTCCCCCTTCGTGGTGCAACGTAGGCTTTCCTTCCTGGGGGATGGCCTCGCCCACGCCGCCTTCGCTGGGGTGGCCTTGGGGCTTTTCCTGAGGGGAGAGCCCCTTTGGTTGGCCCTGCCCTTTACCTTTCTGGTGGCCATGGCTATCACCTTTGTCCGGGAGAAAACCGAGCTTTCCGAGGACACGGCCATCGGCGTCTTCTTCGCCCTTTCCGTGGCCCTGGGGGCCGTCTTCCTCTCCAAGGCCCGGGGGTACGTGGGGGACGCCATGGGTTACCTTTTCGGCTCCCTCCTGGCGGTGGGGCCTGCGGACCTTTGGGCCATGGCCCTCCTCCTCCTCCTCGCCCTCTTCCTCCTGCCCCTTTGGGGACCCTTGGCCTACGCCACCTTCGACCGGGAGCTGGCCCTTTCCGACCGGGTGCCGGTGGTCTTCCACGACTACCTCCTCTCCGGCTTCCTCGCCGTGAGCCTGGTGTTGGCGGTGAAGGTGGTGGGGATTATCCTGGTGGCGGCCTTTCTGGTGATCCCCGGGGCGGCGGCCAGGCTCCTAAGCTCCACCTTTGCCGGCCTCACCCTTCTTTCCCTCCTTTTGGCCTCCTTCTCCATGGTGCTTGGCCTTTTCCTCTCGTTCCTCCTGGACTGGCCCAGCGGCGCCAGCATTGTCCTCCTCCAGGCGGGGCTCTTCGGCCTGGCCTTCGTGAAAACCGTGTTTTCCGTGAGGAAATAG
- a CDS encoding metal ABC transporter ATP-binding protein encodes MLALEVQDLSVRFGEFRALEGVSLKVPEGAFVAIVGPNGAGKSTLLKAILGLVPFTGEVRVLGRSLAESDPLWFGYVPQIKTFDRSFPALSLELVATGLRRRWPFRLTSWEREEALSALKRVGAEELAFRPLGRLSGGQLQRVYLARALIRRPKILLLDEPATGVDRVGEVDLYRYLEAYQGESGATVLMITHDWEAAHHASHVLVMNRRVVGFGPPERALSEECLRQAFGHLGHAHGLYVGGGRA; translated from the coding sequence GTGTTGGCCCTCGAGGTCCAAGACCTGTCTGTGCGCTTTGGGGAGTTCCGGGCCCTGGAGGGTGTCAGCCTGAAGGTGCCAGAGGGGGCCTTCGTGGCCATCGTGGGCCCCAACGGGGCGGGGAAGAGCACCCTTTTGAAGGCCATCCTGGGCCTTGTTCCCTTCACGGGCGAGGTCAGGGTCTTGGGGCGTTCCCTGGCGGAAAGCGATCCCCTGTGGTTTGGCTACGTGCCCCAGATCAAGACCTTTGACCGCTCCTTCCCGGCCCTTTCCCTGGAGCTGGTGGCCACGGGGCTTAGGCGGCGCTGGCCCTTCCGCCTCACCTCCTGGGAAAGGGAAGAGGCCCTTTCCGCTCTAAAGCGGGTGGGGGCGGAGGAGCTAGCCTTTCGCCCCTTGGGCCGGCTTTCCGGGGGGCAGCTTCAACGGGTCTACCTGGCCCGGGCCCTCATCCGCAGGCCGAAGATCCTTCTTTTGGATGAGCCCGCCACCGGGGTGGACCGGGTGGGGGAGGTGGACCTGTACCGGTACCTGGAGGCCTACCAGGGGGAGTCGGGGGCCACGGTCCTCATGATCACCCACGACTGGGAGGCTGCCCACCACGCCAGCCACGTCCTGGTGATGAACCGCAGGGTGGTGGGCTTTGGTCCGCCGGAGCGGGCTTTAAGCGAGGAGTGCCTGCGCCAGGCCTTTGGCCACCTGGGCCACGCCCATGGGCTTTACGTGGGGGGTGGGCGTGCTTGA
- the ruvB gene encoding Holliday junction branch migration DNA helicase RuvB, protein MEGHPDLALRPRTLDEYIGQERLKKKLRVYLEAAKARGEPLEHLLLFGPPGLGKTTLAHVIAHELGVNLRVTSGPAIEKPGDLAAILANSLEEADILFIDEIHRLSRQAEEHLYPAMEDFKMDIVIGQGPAARTIRLELPRFTLIGATTRPGLITAPLRSRFGIVEHLEYYSLEELAEGVRRDARLLGVAITQEAALEIAKRSRGTMRVAKRLFRRVRDFAQVAGEETITQERALEALNALGLDELGLEKRDREILETLILRFGGGPVGLQTLATAISEDPGTLEEVHEPYLIQQGLLKRTPRGRVATERAYRHLGYPPPVEPLL, encoded by the coding sequence GTGGAAGGGCACCCAGACCTCGCCCTAAGGCCCAGGACCCTGGACGAGTACATCGGCCAGGAGAGGCTCAAGAAGAAGCTGAGGGTGTACCTTGAGGCGGCCAAGGCCCGGGGGGAACCCTTGGAGCACCTCCTCCTCTTCGGCCCCCCGGGCCTGGGCAAGACCACCCTGGCCCACGTGATCGCCCACGAGCTTGGGGTGAACCTGCGGGTCACCTCTGGGCCCGCCATCGAGAAGCCCGGGGACCTGGCCGCCATCCTGGCCAACTCCCTGGAGGAGGCGGACATCCTCTTCATCGACGAGATCCACCGGCTAAGCCGCCAGGCGGAGGAGCACCTCTACCCGGCCATGGAGGACTTCAAGATGGACATCGTCATCGGCCAGGGGCCCGCGGCCCGCACCATCCGCCTGGAGCTTCCCCGCTTCACCCTGATCGGGGCCACCACCCGGCCTGGCCTCATCACCGCCCCCTTAAGGAGCCGCTTCGGCATCGTGGAGCACCTGGAGTACTACTCCTTGGAGGAGCTTGCCGAGGGGGTCAGGCGGGATGCCCGGCTTTTGGGAGTGGCCATCACCCAGGAGGCCGCCCTGGAGATCGCCAAGAGAAGCCGGGGCACCATGCGGGTAGCCAAGAGGCTTTTCCGGCGGGTGCGGGACTTCGCCCAGGTGGCGGGGGAGGAAACCATCACCCAAGAGAGGGCCCTCGAGGCCCTAAACGCCTTGGGCCTGGATGAACTTGGCCTGGAAAAGCGGGACCGGGAAATCCTGGAAACCCTGATCCTGCGCTTCGGAGGCGGCCCGGTGGGCCTGCAGACCCTGGCCACCGCCATCTCCGAAGACCCAGGGACCCTGGAAGAGGTCCACGAGCCCTACCTCATCCAACAGGGCCTCCTGAAGCGCACGCCCCGGGGCCGGGTGGCCACGGAACGGGCCTACCGCCACCTGGGCTACCCCCCTCCCGTGGAAC
- the panB gene encoding 3-methyl-2-oxobutanoate hydroxymethyltransferase: MRRTVKEFRHAKGQRLVYLTAYDYPTARLAERAGVDAILVGDSLGMVVLGYSSTVPVSLEEMLHHTKAARRGAPDTFLVADLPYLSYATLDRALSAAERLLKEGGADAVKLEGGEEVAEVVSGLSRAGVPVLGHVGLTPQTASQLGGYRLQGRRPEEAERILKGALALEEAGAYGVVLEMVPTGLAKEVTERLSVHTVGIGAGPHTDAQVLVFHDVVGLYGEFKPRFVKRYLEGERLFLEALSQYVREVREGVFPGEEHGF; the protein is encoded by the coding sequence GTGCGCCGGACGGTTAAGGAGTTCCGTCACGCCAAAGGCCAAAGGCTCGTCTACCTCACCGCCTACGACTACCCCACGGCCCGCTTAGCTGAGCGGGCCGGGGTGGACGCCATCCTGGTGGGGGATTCCCTGGGCATGGTGGTGCTGGGGTATTCCTCCACGGTCCCCGTGAGCCTGGAGGAGATGCTCCACCACACCAAGGCAGCCCGGCGGGGGGCCCCGGATACCTTTTTGGTGGCGGACCTGCCCTACCTTTCCTACGCCACCTTGGACCGGGCCCTTTCCGCCGCGGAGAGGCTCCTTAAGGAGGGCGGGGCGGATGCGGTGAAGCTGGAGGGTGGGGAGGAGGTGGCGGAGGTGGTTTCGGGGCTCAGCCGGGCGGGGGTGCCGGTCCTGGGCCACGTGGGCCTCACCCCCCAGACGGCCAGCCAGCTGGGGGGCTACCGGCTTCAGGGGAGGCGCCCCGAGGAGGCTGAGCGCATCCTAAAGGGGGCCTTGGCCCTGGAGGAGGCGGGGGCCTATGGGGTGGTGCTGGAGATGGTGCCCACGGGCCTGGCCAAGGAGGTCACGGAAAGGCTATCCGTCCACACCGTGGGCATCGGGGCTGGCCCTCACACGGACGCCCAGGTCCTGGTTTTCCACGATGTGGTGGGGCTTTACGGGGAGTTCAAGCCCCGGTTTGTGAAGCGGTATCTGGAAGGGGAAAGGCTTTTCCTCGAGGCCCTGTCCCAGTACGTGCGGGAGGTGCGGGAAGGGGTGTTCCCCGGGGAAGAGCACGGTTTCTAA